The Marinobacter subterrani genome has a segment encoding these proteins:
- the prsR gene encoding PEP-CTERM-box response regulator transcription factor — protein MTRRLLIVEDDPGLQSQMRWCFSEDLEVFLASDRESALTCLRREEPEVVTLDLGLPPDPGGAAEGFRLLEEILQLAPMTKVIVVTGREDKENAVKAIGMGACDFYQKPLDADILTFVVNRAFRLAELERDNRELSRHRNGTNIKGIVAASPQMLSVCRTLEKVAPTDITTLITGETGTGKELLARALHELSHRAEKPFAAINCAAIPENLLESELFGFEKGSFTGATQSKKGKVESANGGTLFLDEIGDMPMALQAKLLRFLQERVIDRVGSVKPISVDVRVVCATHRDVQELISEGTFREDLYYRISEITLDVPALRDREGDALLIGQSLLKSLGKQMDRPNLVFTEDAIKAIKSYAWPGNVREMINKVKRATIMADGKRVTAADLQLTCDEAGPESQLNLRQVRENAERAAILQALQSCGFNMAQASRLLGVTRPTLYNLTDKYRIKTSSEASSA, from the coding sequence GTGACCAGACGACTCTTGATTGTAGAAGATGATCCCGGCCTCCAGAGCCAGATGCGTTGGTGTTTCAGCGAGGATCTGGAAGTATTCCTGGCGTCGGACAGGGAGTCTGCACTCACCTGTCTGCGGCGGGAAGAGCCCGAGGTGGTAACGCTCGACCTGGGCCTTCCTCCCGATCCGGGCGGCGCCGCTGAAGGCTTCAGGCTGCTGGAGGAGATTCTCCAGCTAGCCCCGATGACCAAGGTCATCGTGGTCACCGGGCGCGAAGACAAAGAAAACGCCGTAAAAGCCATCGGCATGGGCGCCTGCGACTTCTATCAGAAACCCCTGGATGCTGACATCCTTACCTTTGTGGTCAACCGCGCGTTCCGGCTGGCGGAACTGGAGCGAGACAACCGCGAACTTTCGCGCCACCGCAATGGCACCAACATCAAGGGCATTGTTGCCGCCAGCCCCCAGATGCTATCCGTTTGCCGGACCCTTGAGAAAGTCGCCCCCACGGATATAACAACCCTGATCACCGGGGAAACCGGCACTGGCAAGGAACTGCTGGCCCGCGCCCTTCACGAGCTGAGCCACCGTGCGGAAAAACCTTTTGCCGCCATCAACTGTGCTGCCATCCCCGAGAACCTGCTTGAGAGCGAGCTGTTCGGATTCGAGAAGGGCTCCTTCACCGGAGCGACCCAGAGCAAGAAAGGCAAAGTCGAAAGCGCCAACGGGGGCACCCTGTTTCTCGACGAGATCGGTGACATGCCCATGGCACTGCAGGCCAAGCTTCTGCGGTTCCTGCAGGAGCGCGTGATCGACCGGGTCGGATCGGTAAAACCAATATCGGTCGACGTTCGCGTTGTGTGCGCCACCCACCGGGATGTTCAGGAACTGATCAGCGAGGGCACGTTCCGCGAGGATCTGTACTACCGCATCAGTGAAATCACCCTGGATGTGCCCGCCCTGCGGGATCGTGAGGGAGACGCCCTGCTGATAGGGCAATCGTTACTGAAATCCCTGGGCAAACAGATGGATCGCCCCAACCTCGTTTTTACCGAAGACGCCATCAAGGCCATCAAGAGCTATGCATGGCCCGGCAACGTGCGGGAAATGATCAACAAAGTGAAGCGTGCCACCATCATGGCCGATGGCAAACGGGTGACCGCCGCCGACCTGCAGCTCACCTGCGACGAGGCAGGCCCCGAAAGCCAGCTCAACCTGCGGCAAGTGCGTGAGAACGCCGAGCGCGCGGCCATTCTGCAGGCCCTTCAGTCCTGCGGGTTCAATATGGCACAGGCCTCGCGCCTGCTGGGCGTGACCCGGCCAACGCTTTACAACCTGACAGACAAATACCGCATAAAAACATCATCAGAAGCATCAAGTGCCTGA